From Camelina sativa cultivar DH55 chromosome 7, Cs, whole genome shotgun sequence, one genomic window encodes:
- the LOC104702653 gene encoding methyltransferase-like protein 16, whose product MRKGKKRGRSEPGSTKQPWNKYSDNPPDFANLASLYPSFKPFVFFSGGGRPRIDWTDYNATRELTRILLLHDHGVNWWIPDGQLCPTVPNRSNYIHWINDLLSSESFGGGDGSSKVKGFDIGTGANCIYPLLGASLFGWTFVASDFTLVALDWAEKNVKSNPHISDLIEIRDSKVLLPQCSEEAATTVQSVDDDNKSCSIEPAVLVGVVKDNETFDFCMSNPPFFETFEESGLNPKTSCGGTPEEMVCNGGEQAFVSRIIQDSAVLRQRFRWYTSMLGKKATLKLLISKLWEVGVTVVKTTEFAQGHTSRWGLAWSFMPTARKILAPPLVKKSLLSFMLECIKRQYSAVDVLQSVEEFFKSCGASCKLNSSTFSVDIVASDDQCNTILKNGITDVDSARSHGYEKKQSLDGSSLQVPEDNLSFRISVFQQMPGTLLIKGSLQQKDIPLSGLFSVVFGSLEESMKSKFCR is encoded by the exons ATGCGGAAGGGGAAGAAGAGAGGTCGGTCAGAACCCGGATCCACAAAGCAACCCTGGAACAAATACTCGGATAACCCACCCGATTTTGCAAACTTAGCTTCTCTttacccttctttcaagccctttgttttcttctccggTGGTGGTCGACCCCGCATCGACTGGACCGATTACAACGCCACCCGAGAGCTCACTCGTATCCTCCTTTTACATGATCATGGCGTCAACTG gTGGATTCCGGATGGACAGCTTTGTCCAACTGTGCCTAATAGATCGAATTACATTCATTGGATCAATGATCTTTTGTCCTCTGAGAgttttggtggtggtgatggaaGCAGCAAAGTTAAGGGCTTTGACATTGGTACAGGTGCCAATTGCATTTATCCTCTCCTTGGTGCATCCCTCTTTGGTTGGACTTTTGTTGCctcag ATTTTACTCTTGTAGCTCTGGATTGGGCGGAGAAGAATGTCAAAAGTAATCCCCATATTTCAGACCTTATCGAGATCAGAGACTCGAAAGTTCTTCTTCCACAGTGTTCCGAGGAAGCCGCCACCACGGTTCAGTCTGTAGATGATGACAACAAGAGCTGCTCTATTGAACCAGCCGTACTAGTCGGTGTTGTCAAAGATAATGAAACGTTTGACTTCTGTATGTCCAATCCTCCATTTTTTGAGACTTTTGAAGAATCAGGCCTTAACCCTAAAACTTCATGCGGAGGAACTCCTGAGGAGATGGTTTGCAATGGTGGAGAACAAGCTTTTGTCTCCCGTATTATCCAAGATAGTGCTGTTCTGAGGCAAAGATTCAG GTGGTACACCTCAATGCTTGGGAAGAAGGCTACCCTCAAGCTCTTAATATCTAAGCTTTGGGAAGTGGGTGTTACAGTTGTGAAGACCACTGAATTTGCCCAAGGGCATACATCCCGTTGGGGCCTCGCTTGGTCCTTCATGCCCACAGCTAGGAAGATTTTAGCACCTCCTCTAGTCAAAAAGAGCCTTCTTTCTTTTATGCTTGAG TGCATAAAACGGCAGTACAGTGCCGTAGATGTGCTGCAATCAGTTGAAGAATTCTTTAAGAGCTGTGGTGCCTCGTGCAAGTTAAACTCTTCTACATTTTCTGTTGAC ATTGTCGCGTCTGATGACCAGTGCAATACAATCTTAAAGAATGGTATTACCGATGTGGATAGTGCGAGAAGCCACGGATATGAAAAAAAACAGTCACTGGATGGCTCCAGTTTGCAAGTCCCTGAAGATAACCTATCTTTTCGCATCTCG GTATTCCAACAGATGCCAGGAACGTTGCTTATAAAAGGATCATTACAGCAGAAAGATATCCCCCTCTCAG GATTATTCTCAGTAGTGTTTGGTTCGTTGGAAGAAAGTATGAAGTCCAAATTTTGTCGATAA
- the LOC104702652 gene encoding uncharacterized protein LOC104702652 isoform X2: protein MNPCEDEYFLDHLSNTPLQPSKSLLSDDLRNFHLILKWCALDHSNPSGKAMSYMIFVVFTLLVPLINCLFIKTPRTRPSSVMDANSFNVLVQFPESGLAVIGFLTLICFFRMYSLTQLLFLDDSTLVRLGYSLELDRALRYLASILVPSFLVELVHKSIFFSSAEVSFPFIKSSCAALNFVMFLLVLFSWVYRTGVFLLVCVLFWLTCELQILRFRGLHKMFDRCGSDTIEDVCKEHVRIRKQLSATSHRYRFFIIAAFVVISTSQFVALLLVLASKSDKSFLSSGDLVLSGFFLCLLGAARITHRAQGVVCIATRWHMALTCASEAISPESDTDSSDNIYINVSPSLDLSSFFQARQALVEYLRHNNKGITLYGYALDRGLLHTLFAFEFSLVMWILSKVVVLS from the exons ATGAATCCTTGTGAAGATGAATACTTTCTCGATCACCTGTCTAACACACCTTTACAACCTTCAAAATCCTTGCTTTCTGATGATTTGCGCAACTTCCATCTTATTCTGAAGTGGTGTGCGTTGGATCACTCCAACCCTTCTGGTAAAGCTATGTCGTATATGATATTTGTAGTCTTCACCTTACTAGTCCCTCTCATAAATTGTCTGTTCATCAAAACTCCTAGAACCCGGCCTTCATCAGTTATGGACGCCAACTCATTCAATGTGCTCGTCCAGTTTCCAGAGTCTGGACTTGCCGTCATTGGTTTCTTGACTCTAATATGTTTCTTCAGGATGTATAGTCTCACACAgcttctgtttcttgatgattCAACCTTGGTGAGGCTTGGATATTCGCTTGAACTTGACAGGGCTTTACGTTACCTAGCCTCCATACTTGTACCTTCTTTCCTTGTGGAACTTGTGCACAAGAGCATATTTTTCTCCTCCGCTGAAGTATCATTTCCTTTCATAAAGTCATCTTGTGCTGCATTGAACTTTGTGATGTTCTTGCTTGTCTTATTTTCATGGGTTTACCGGACAGgagtgttcttgcttgtttgtgtcCTTTTCTGGTTGACCTGTGAGCTGCAGATACTGAGGTTTCGAGGGCTTCACAAGATGTTCGATAGATGTGGATCAGACACCATAGAAGATGTGTGTAAGGAACATGTGAGGATCAGGAAACAGTTGTCGGCTACAAGTCACAGGTACAGGTTCTTCATAATCGCGGCCTTTGTTGTGATAAGTACCAGTCAGTTTGTGGCCTTACTGTTGGTTCTTGCCTCAAAGTCTGACAAGAGTTTCCTCAGCTCCGGTGATTTGGTG CTAAGCGGATTCTTCTTGTGCTTGTTGGGTGCTGCAAGAATCACACATAGAGCTCAAGGAGTTGTGTGTATTGCAACGAGGTGGCACATGGCTTTGACATGCGCTTCTGAAGCAATATCACCCGAGAGTGACACTGACTCATCCGACAACATTTACATCAATGTGTCACCGTCACTGGATCTATCTTCCTTCTttcaggctagacaagctctaG TGGAATACCTGCGACATAACAACAAGGGAATTACGCTCTATGGTTATGCACTCGACAGGGGATTGCTCCATACGCTTTTTGCATTTGAATTCTCACTGGTGATGTGGATTCTGAGCAAGGTTGTGGTTCTATCTTAG
- the LOC104702652 gene encoding uncharacterized protein LOC104702652 isoform X1, translating into MNPCEDEYFLDHLSNTPLQPSKSLLSDDLRNFHLILKWCALDHSNPSGKAMSYMIFVVFTLLVPLINCLFIKTPRTRPSSVMDANSFNVLVQFPESGLAVIGFLTLICFFRMYSLTQLLFLDDSTLVRLGYSLELDRALRYLASILVPSFLVELVHKSIFFSSAEVSFPFIKSSCAALNFVMFLLVLFSWVYRTGVFLLVCVLFWLTCELQILRFRGLHKMFDRCGSDTIEDVCKEHVRIRKQLSATSHRYRFFIIAAFVVISTSQFVALLLVLASKSDKSFLSSGDLVVCSAVQLSGFFLCLLGAARITHRAQGVVCIATRWHMALTCASEAISPESDTDSSDNIYINVSPSLDLSSFFQARQALVEYLRHNNKGITLYGYALDRGLLHTLFAFEFSLVMWILSKVVVLS; encoded by the exons ATGAATCCTTGTGAAGATGAATACTTTCTCGATCACCTGTCTAACACACCTTTACAACCTTCAAAATCCTTGCTTTCTGATGATTTGCGCAACTTCCATCTTATTCTGAAGTGGTGTGCGTTGGATCACTCCAACCCTTCTGGTAAAGCTATGTCGTATATGATATTTGTAGTCTTCACCTTACTAGTCCCTCTCATAAATTGTCTGTTCATCAAAACTCCTAGAACCCGGCCTTCATCAGTTATGGACGCCAACTCATTCAATGTGCTCGTCCAGTTTCCAGAGTCTGGACTTGCCGTCATTGGTTTCTTGACTCTAATATGTTTCTTCAGGATGTATAGTCTCACACAgcttctgtttcttgatgattCAACCTTGGTGAGGCTTGGATATTCGCTTGAACTTGACAGGGCTTTACGTTACCTAGCCTCCATACTTGTACCTTCTTTCCTTGTGGAACTTGTGCACAAGAGCATATTTTTCTCCTCCGCTGAAGTATCATTTCCTTTCATAAAGTCATCTTGTGCTGCATTGAACTTTGTGATGTTCTTGCTTGTCTTATTTTCATGGGTTTACCGGACAGgagtgttcttgcttgtttgtgtcCTTTTCTGGTTGACCTGTGAGCTGCAGATACTGAGGTTTCGAGGGCTTCACAAGATGTTCGATAGATGTGGATCAGACACCATAGAAGATGTGTGTAAGGAACATGTGAGGATCAGGAAACAGTTGTCGGCTACAAGTCACAGGTACAGGTTCTTCATAATCGCGGCCTTTGTTGTGATAAGTACCAGTCAGTTTGTGGCCTTACTGTTGGTTCTTGCCTCAAAGTCTGACAAGAGTTTCCTCAGCTCCGGTGATTTGGTG GTATGTTCTGCTGTACAGCTAAGCGGATTCTTCTTGTGCTTGTTGGGTGCTGCAAGAATCACACATAGAGCTCAAGGAGTTGTGTGTATTGCAACGAGGTGGCACATGGCTTTGACATGCGCTTCTGAAGCAATATCACCCGAGAGTGACACTGACTCATCCGACAACATTTACATCAATGTGTCACCGTCACTGGATCTATCTTCCTTCTttcaggctagacaagctctaG TGGAATACCTGCGACATAACAACAAGGGAATTACGCTCTATGGTTATGCACTCGACAGGGGATTGCTCCATACGCTTTTTGCATTTGAATTCTCACTGGTGATGTGGATTCTGAGCAAGGTTGTGGTTCTATCTTAG